In Oncorhynchus tshawytscha isolate Ot180627B linkage group LG23, Otsh_v2.0, whole genome shotgun sequence, the following proteins share a genomic window:
- the LOC112245895 gene encoding frizzled-6, with protein sequence MIPRLVWVCLALIGARSCHAHSLFTCEPIKVHRCLGMLYNMTFFPNMMAHYDQDIAASRMEPFMPLVNLRCSPDVHHFLCQAFIPACTEDTKVIQPCRDLCEKVRSDCRKDIGTFGITWPPELQCDRLEYCLYSPDGSALPPTRLTTPKTSLSAKRDMGFWCPLQLKTRPGQGSTFLGAGDCAPPCSNMYFKPHEIEFAKTFIGVCSIVCLCATLFTFLTFLIDVKRFRYPERPIIFYAVCYSFVSLIYFIGFLLGNNASCNKAVHPAAMDTVVLGSQSKGCTLLFMLLYFFSLAGIVWWVILTITWFLAAGPKWSCEAIEKKAVWFHSAAWGIPGALTVMLLALNKVEGDNISGVCFVGLYDLDALRYFVLAPLCIGVVVGLSLLLAGIVSLNNVRQVIQHDERNQEKLKKFMIRIGVFSGLYLVPLVTLQGCYIYEQSQRSTWENTWINDRCQEYSIPCSHKTTESGRPDLSLFLIKYLMTLVVGISAVFWVSSKKTCSEWAFFFNRTRKKDPISESRRVLQESCEFFLKHNSRVQHKKNHYNPGSHKLKVISKSMGTSTGASATGNHCTSAVGNHEAIRGQASFSEARGSSDASAREKLERGSSTRGSRLGERDRERQPSGQALSGGKERAERRSKKGSSSKVSSRSESFHRVPEGRITPRSELSEMRQMPSGQHLALSHSHSGSAKGSVPHLVRQLPEEKKEKDNSC encoded by the exons CCCTTCATGCCGTTGGTCAATCTGCGCTGCTCTCCAGACGTACATCACTTCCTGTGTCAGGCCTTTATCCCAGCATGCACTGAGGACACCAAAGTGATCCAGCCATGTCGTGACCTGTGTGAGAAAGTGAGGTCAGACTGCAGGAAGGACATTGGCACCTTTGGCATCACCTGGCCTCCGGAGCTGCAGTGCGACAG ATTGGAGTATTGCCTCTACTCTCCTGATGGCTCAGCCCTGCCACCAACCAGACTGACCACACCCAAGACCTCTCTGTCTGCCAAGAGGGACATGGGCTTCTGGTGCCCCCTTCAGCTGAAGACTCGGCCCGGCCAGGGATCCACGTTCCTGGGTGCCGGGGACTGCGCTCCCCCTTGCTCCAACATGTACTTCAAGCCCCATGAGATCGAGTTCGCCAAGACCTTCATCGGGGTGTGCTCCATCGTCTGCCTCTGCGCCACGCTCTTCAccttcctcaccttcctcatcGACGTCAAACGCTTCCGCTACCCCGAACGGCCAATCATCTTCTACGCCGTGTGTTACAGCTTCGTGTCGCTCATCTACTTCATTGGCTTCCTGCTGGGGAACAATGCATCCTGCAACAAg GCGGTGCACCCGGCTGCCATGGACACGGTGGTGCTGGGCTCCCAGAGTAAAGGCTGTACGTTACTCTTCATGCTACTCTACTTCTTCTCCCTGGCCGGCATCGTCTGGTGGGTCATCCTCACCATCACCTGGTTCCTGGCCGCCGGGCCCAAGTGGAGCTGCGAGGCCATCGAGAAGAAGGCGGTGTGGTTCCACTCTGCCGCCTGGGGGATCCCCGGAGCACTAACTGTCATGCTACTGGCTCTCAACAAGGTGGAGGGAGATAACATCAGTGGGGTGTGCTTTGTGGGGCTCTATGATCTGGATGCGCTGCGGTACTTTGTGCTGGCGCCACTGTGTATCGGGGTTGTGGTTGGGCTGTCTCTGCTCCTGGCTGGGATCGTGTCGCTCAACAACGTGCGTCAGGTGATCCAGCACGATGAGAGGAACCAGGAGAAGCTGAAGAAGTTTATGATCCGTATCGGAGTGTTCAGTGGTCTGTACCTGGTGCCCCTGGTCACTCTGCAGGGGTGTTATATCTATGAACAGAGCCAGCGCTCCACCTGGGAAAACACCTGGATCAATGACCGTTGCCAGGAGTACAGCATTCCCTGCTCACACAAG actacagagtctggtcgtCCAGACCTGTCCCTATTCCTAATTAAATACCTGATGACCCTGGTGGTTGGGATCTCAGCTGTGTTCTGGGTCAGCAGCAAGAAGACCTGCTCAGAATGGGCCTTCTTCTTCAACAGGACCAGGAAGAAAGA CCCCATTAGTGAGAGCCGAAGAGTTCTCCAGGAGTCCTGTGAGTTCTTCCTCAAACACAACAGCCGTGTCCAGCACAAGAAGAACCACTACAACCCCGGCTCCCACAAACTGAAGGTCATCTCCAAGTCCATGGGCACCAGCACCGGTGCCTCAGCCACAGGCAACCACTGCACCTCAGCAGTGGGCAACCATGAGGCCATCCGGGGCCAGGCTTCTTTCTCTGAGGCCAGGGGCTCATCTGATGCCTCTGCCAGGGAGAAGCTGGAGAGGGGCAGCTCCACCCGTGGCTccaggctgggggagagggacagggagaggcagcCCAGTGGACAGGCCCTgtctggagggaaagagagggcagagagacgtAGTAAGAAGGGCAGCTCCAGCAAGGTTAGCAGCCGCTCAGAGAGCTTCCACAGAGTCCCAGAGGGAAG GATAACTCCCAGGAGTGAACTATCAGAGATGAGACAGATGCCCAGTGGACAGCACCTGGCTTTAAGCCACTCCCACAGCGGTAGTGCGAAAGGCTCCGTCCCTCACCTGGTTCGCCAGTTACCAGAGGAGAAAAAGGAGAAGGATAACAGCTGCTGA